The Aedes albopictus strain Foshan chromosome 2, AalbF5, whole genome shotgun sequence region TCAACAGACAAGGATTACACGGATTCAGAAGTGCTGAAGAAACAAACCAATAGAAGACGTTCTAAAAAAACACATAACAATTCAAAAGAAAATTCATCATCATCTGGCGACGGAAACTCATCTGATAAACATTCCAATAATGACTCAGATTCTGACGATATACCGATTTATAAACTGAGAAGAAGAAACACATCAAACCTCAGCTATAAATTAAACGAGTATGACAATCTTATAAAATCAGCTATTGATCGGAGCACGTTAGATTCTCCAGAATCACCTCCTACCCATGGCAAAGATATCAGAAATATAGTAAAAGCAATCAGAAAAGAAGAAGAGAAACTTAATAGATCACACTCGAATTCGCCTGTGCTGGATGAGAAAAAGAAACAAATGAAAAATCCACTAAGGAAAAAGAAAAAGTTGAACAGTCTTGATGTCAGTTCAGAAGAAGATGACGGATCGGATGAAGATTTTGCGGAGGATATCACTTCTTCAGACGAAGAAAGTTTTTCGATGACTGAGGACAGTGAAAGTTCTTTGGAGTTTACGAGGACCAAAAAATCACGAGCTGCTGCCAACAAAAAGAAAGACAAGGATTTCATCaacgataatgatgatgatagtGATAATAGTGGTGCTTATAATATCCGAAAACGACCAAACAAGGCTAAAAAAATTCTAGACGATTCAGATGAATTCAACGAAGATGATGATGTTACCGAAAGTGAAGAAATTGATAGCGAAGATCTGTGCAATGATACGGAAACAGATAGCAGTGATGATAACTGGAAGAAAAGAAAATCAAATGCTAAGGTTGTTAGTCGAGTTCCAGTCAAAGTTAATGACAATACTAAAAAGAAGGCCAAAAAACCTGATGACGATAAAACATACAAGAGTGGTATTAGGAAAAGACCCGCTTATTTTGAATCGGACTCTGACTCATCGAATAAACTAAATAATCCAGAGGATTCGAATAAACGTCGTACACGAGGGAAAAAACTTCATTATCTGATAGATGACGATTTCGAAAGCTCAGATGATGGCATTACTCCTGGCGTTCATCGTCCAGATACACCTCCGGAAGAACGAGAAAAATTCATTAAGAAACAAGAAGAGATTAAACGGATGTTAGCCGAAAAGAACACTACCGCTGCTAAGCAACTTGCAACACCAATGATCCAACCACTTCATGATAATGATAAAGTTCGCCTTCCTACACTTTCTACTATTCCGCCTCAAGTAATAGAAAGTGCGAAAGTTTTAGATATAGATTTCTTAAGAAGCTCCAAGCATATTGATTCGGATGACTTCGACGAAGAACTTGCTGCTAACCTACCCGATCCAGATGTAAACGAAGAGGAATTGGCAAAAATAATGGAAGAAGAAGATTTTGCACAGCATCAACTTAAATTAGATGATGTAGAAACTGATAAGGATGCAGTAAttgaaaatctatcaaaaaacaaAATTCGGCTTTTCGATAGCATCGACCCTGCAAAAATAACTAAACCGGAAAAGAAAATCGGATACGCAGGTACAACTGAAAGGAAAGTTGACGCTGTATGCACCAATCTTGTGAACTATCTTCAGTCCAAGGCAGTATCAAAAATAAATTCTTTTGGCACCAGTGAAGTACCTGCAAATAAGTTTTCAGCCACAATTCCCATCTATCATAGCTTGCATCCTCCATCAAGTGAATCGTCAAGCTTACTACAGCAAATGAAACAACAAGCAATTCCTTTGCATGATCTGCCAATTCATTCACCACCACACATATTGAATAGCAAAAAACCGTTTTCTTGTACAGTTCCTTCACTTCCTCCAACGTTGCTACCTGCTTCAAATAGTCCACTACCCGTGCCTGTTGCACCCACGACTGAATCAAAAGATGCCGTTGTAGATGTAAGAAGGAGGAGACGAAAAAAGATCACTCCACTTAGAGGGGATCTGTATAAAGCAGCCATGGACGGAAGGATTCTTGATCCTACAAAACCATTGCATTATCCAGGGCCACCCCCTTCAACAGGTGCGATGCAAACATATACCCTGCCGAAGCAACCCTGTTCTACTGTTGCACCTACGTTCGTTACCAACAGTACAAAACCAAACGACAGTCATGAAAGGTTCCCAAACCCCTGTAAGTATCCACGCTGTTGCagttcttcagaaaattattcatgttTATATTTCTCTATTTTCAGGTTCATATGTTTTATCTTCTGATTATAACCACGGGTTTGGAAACTCCTCAAACAGCACTAGTATACCTGCTGTTGCACAACCTATTACGAGCTCACTAAACGAACACCCTCGTCGATCATTTGCTTCATTGGAGCCAGTAAATGCTGAAGATCCCGTTCCCGAGCAAGCTACACATGCCATCGGAAGCACTGAAAATAACCAAAACGAGCCAGAGGGCACAAGTGAGTTTAGTGGCTTAGTCAGTTACTTTAGTTCACAGCAAAATGAGTTGAATGCTTAAAATATGACCAGAAACAAACAAGTTGTTAAACAAGATAATGTGTATAAAAAGATAATCCTTATAAGTATAAAAAAGTCTTGATTTACTTCGAAACTGGACCCAAATGTTTCTTGTATTAGCCCATCGTTATTTTTcttccctgttggggaaattaaaccactgcgtcTAATAAGCTGAATGTTTGTGCGGCATAAAAGCGCTTCGTTTAAGATATAAAcgtttttattattattggtaGCTCATTCAATAAGTACATTCATAGACATTAgacacttaatctaggtgttctctGTATTATCACaaactatcatcctaatttggtaaaataaatttaaactaTCATCAATATCTATTACTAACATATAACATTTCATTTGCTATTGCAATTATGATTTTTTACcggttttatttttcacctgtgtgtcagaaacacatttttttagaaGATTGCAACGATATTTAACGAAAATTTGCTATGATTTTCGTTGACATTTAATCCAATGCTTCAATGTTGGAAatgccctccccctggatattcgatcttgacgcgatgggagggcttaacccattagcactttagcgccagttcattcaccaccgcttggactttgagctagatatatctagtttacgagttgagcgcaagtgaaggaatcgccgtaagtgctaatgggaaccaaaggagtatccgtcgtgcatttatcacaagtcaaaaacaaattataattcagcttgcatagacctaatctttgcattctttgaattttctcaaatttaacaataattgttaaatttaacgtaacgcaagagtgggtagaggaggtctctgcgttacactcatcattcgttacttgaattcgttagtacacaggacatgggacgctaggataagttgacttatagccttacagattagattcattacaattagaaaactATGGACTGATTagataaagataaaactgttgatcataggagtttatatttgtattttttatttttatgggttttattTCATtgatcaaaaaagcaggaatttagttaggacttaggacggttgacactgtaaagggttacgatggatataatattactttggactgagatgatcacagatatgcagaagacgactagcgaaattagaaacacaatttgatacattattgactatattttgacaaatagggtttgacaaatttcttacaacatcgaatggaagcttaaaaagtgttatctaacactaatatgagagttatttggggatgatgttggtgctgtcaatgactaacatcggttattgacactattggtaatcagcttgaaataattttcagaatgtattataaaataactgaggatattatctgattattgtttggagaagctgtcagaaaaactagttgcccatatcggctaaaaacgctagcagctctggtagctgtcttcgaataattttcagaaatatcaaatctttaaaaattagctacgacacatttttttttttgctctttgtatatttcttaagaatagtactctgaaggcgttaacatagacatagacacccttttttatctctgaatgttgtccagtgacctcggagattttcgattattgaaatattgttcaattatcaaatcatctttggagcttccattcgatcaaaactctagtgcgatgggaaaagttaaaaacagtatttttataaactactacgacccaatgctaattactacactcctc contains the following coding sequences:
- the LOC115261842 gene encoding dentin sialophosphoprotein-like → MLRQMKAEAMKKKKEIKQKTKSDDDDEDYVVSDEDSRHTESKVKLKKKNDKPWMNSSSESSSESEPEEDYIEPEHSDLQSLKSDHEFSPESDLEDETIDRSTLDSPESPPTHGKDIRNIVKAIRKEEEKLNRSHSNSPVLDEKKKQMKNPLRKKKKLNSLDVSSEEDDGSDEDFAEDITSSDEESFSMTEDSESSLEFTRTKKSRAAANKKKDKDFINDNDDDSDNSGAYNIRKRPNKAKKILDDSDEFNEDDDVTESEEIDSEDLCNDTETDSSDDNWKKRKSNAKVVSRVPVKVNDNTKKKAKKPDDDKTYKSVQNQTTVMKGSQTPVHMFYLLIITTGLETPQTALVYLLLHNLLRAH
- the LOC134283988 gene encoding remodeling and spacing factor 1, whose protein sequence is MLVKGEGSGAECEAQPIFSDVIEEPILYVYGPGNGIGNQMGNIKKCEESTTEETTPKDLRQTEKSDLPLKKKLNRSYNYDAHQGTSPNESKESIRIVNKVENESTIKKEHHAEYHKSSEHKETDLDMTSNASNDVQENQLLSENEKKTILSEINNTKTEEKNIPYDSAEETSNSSYEELLPKEENSKTCDASSLKTEHDNDKQKPTSRTRHKNTQNTETSTNSEKLKNDKLSPTIESQPSVPQKTRKGRRSKSGIVDGLDISQVILEKENGSPPIRQSRRIAQQKILEETNRRLIEEKMLRQMKAEAMKKKKEIKQKTKSDDDDEDYVVSDEDSRHTESKVKLKKKNDKPWMNSSSESSSESEPEEDYIEPEHSDLQSLKSDHEFSPESDLEDESIVPIKRARTARVEKFSDDENESCDSDVDHSCQKCGKSDHPEWILLCDSCDKGYHCSCLVPVLFIIPEGDWFCPLCQHEKLISNLQSKLVQFDEYYEKLKSEEALKIQIASAEANKPTTNKNDENDSTDKDYTDSEVLKKQTNRRRSKKTHNNSKENSSSSGDGNSSDKHSNNDSDSDDIPIYKLRRRNTSNLSYKLNEYDNLIKSAIDRSTLDSPESPPTHGKDIRNIVKAIRKEEEKLNRSHSNSPVLDEKKKQMKNPLRKKKKLNSLDVSSEEDDGSDEDFAEDITSSDEESFSMTEDSESSLEFTRTKKSRAAANKKKDKDFINDNDDDSDNSGAYNIRKRPNKAKKILDDSDEFNEDDDVTESEEIDSEDLCNDTETDSSDDNWKKRKSNAKVVSRVPVKVNDNTKKKAKKPDDDKTYKSGIRKRPAYFESDSDSSNKLNNPEDSNKRRTRGKKLHYLIDDDFESSDDGITPGVHRPDTPPEEREKFIKKQEEIKRMLAEKNTTAAKQLATPMIQPLHDNDKVRLPTLSTIPPQVIESAKVLDIDFLRSSKHIDSDDFDEELAANLPDPDVNEEELAKIMEEEDFAQHQLKLDDVETDKDAVIENLSKNKIRLFDSIDPAKITKPEKKIGYAGTTERKVDAVCTNLVNYLQSKAVSKINSFGTSEVPANKFSATIPIYHSLHPPSSESSSLLQQMKQQAIPLHDLPIHSPPHILNSKKPFSCTVPSLPPTLLPASNSPLPVPVAPTTESKDAVVDVRRRRRKKITPLRGDLYKAAMDGRILDPTKPLHYPGPPPSTGAMQTYTLPKQPCSTVAPTFVTNSTKPNDSHERFPNPCSYVLSSDYNHGFGNSSNSTSIPAVAQPITSSLNEHPRRSFASLEPVNAEDPVPEQATHAIGSTENNQNEPEGTSEFSGLVSYFSSQQNELNA